CCGATGCGTTCGAGTTCGTCCACGATACGGCTCGTGGTGTAGAACTCACGCCACGCGGGTTCCGGGTGGCGGTGGAGGTCGCGGCGCAGCGAGACGAGGTGGTCAGGCACGGACTGTTGCATGGATGAAACTCAGGGGGGGAGCGGCTTAATACCGTGCTGCCGACCCACGCATCGCTTGCCGGGTTTGGGAAGCGTCACTCGCAGAAGAACGTCAGCGACCGGCCGCGCGAACCTGTTTGATTTCTGCTTCGACGTGGACGCCAGCGGGGAAGTCCCACTGGGTCGCGGCGCGTGCGAAATCGTCGTGACCCTCGATTTCGATGACGCGCGTGTAGACGGTGTACTCCCACTGTGGATAGGAGTCGCCGGTTGGGTGGAGGTGTTTTGCCTGCGGGGCGGCGTGGACTTCGGTCGGCTTGGTGTGTGGTCCGTGGAGTGCGGCGCCTTTTCGATTCGCGGTTCGTTTGATGTCGGTCACGACCTCGTCGAGGACGGTTCGGTCCCCGCTCGTGAGGGTGAGTGTAGTGGTGAAACTCATAGATAATCGGTTATCACTACCCTGTGTGCTCAACCCGTAAAAACTCATCCAAAATCTCTCGCCGCCAGACGTGTCCGACCGCCGGGAGAATCGTGGGACTAATTGGCACAGCACCGGGTGAATTCTCCCTTGAAAACCTTTTAACCAACCACGCAGTATCACTCTGTAATGGCTGTAAAAGCGACAAGCGCGGGGGCTATCCTTTTTCGCGATACAAGGGGCCGCCGCGAATATCTCCTGCTGAAGAGCCGTCCCGGGGACTGGGAATTCCCCAAAGGCGGTGTCGAGGGAGAAGAAGAACTCCAGCAGACCGCGATTCGCGAAGTCAAAGAGGAGGCGGGCATCAACAAGTTCCGCCTCATCGACGGCTTTCGCGAAGACTACGACTACGTGTTCGAGGCGAACGGGAAGACCATCCACAAGACGGTTCACCTGTTCATCGCCAAATCGTTCGAGGCGAGTGCGGAACTCTCGAAAGAGCACCGTGACCTCCAGTGGCGCGACTACGAGCAGGCTATCAACACCATCACCCAGGATGGACCGCGTGATATCCTCCGCGACGCCCACGCCTTCCTCGACAAACTGAAACAGAACGGCGACATCTGAGCCGTCGCCGGGGCGAACGCCTTAGTCTGCGCAGTGCAAACCACGGGCCGTGAACGCGCCGGGCGACTCAGAGTTCAGCTTCGAACTGGCCGTCTGCCAGTGGGCAGAACGCCACTGGCCACCGGACGGTCCGGCCAGCGAGGACGCCGCCTTTGTCGTCGCCCGACAACTCGGCACGCGAGGGCGGCGCTGGGACACCATCGTCGTCGAATCGACCCGAGAGTTGCTTCGCCAGCGCGCCCTGTTCGGCCCCGACGCGCTCTCGTGGAACGTTCTCGATGTCGTCCAGCACGCGCCAGCAGACTGGGCGTGGTACCAGGACGCGCTGCCCGACCCGGGCTATCCGTGGCGCTACGTCAGGGAAGCCATTCACGAGGCCGCAGCGAGCGGCGTCCTGCAGACGCGGCGAAACGGGAACAAAATCGAGATACGACAGATTGCGCCGTACCCGGACTGGGTCTCGCGCATCGTCGCCGTCGAGAACAAACCCGACCTCGACGCGAGCGCCGCCCGCGCCCTGCGCGGCCAACTGGAGAAAGATACGAACCTCGCGCTCGCAGATGAGGTGTGGGTGGCGACCGAGCGAACCGGCGCACAAATCGAACCCGCGCTGCTCGAACGCATGCCCGTCGAAGTCGGCATTCTGACCGTCGAGTTTCCCGCCGCCAGCGTCGAGTGGTATCCGACCAGCCTCTCAGTGGACGAACCCGGCACGACGCCCGGCGGGGACGAACTGGGTCCAGAGAAGAAGGCCAAAAAGCGACTCGCGCTCGCGGAGCGCGCCTACGCACGCGGATGGCGCTCGTACGCGGACACGATGCGTCCCGACTGTCGGCACTTCACCCTGAAGCGCGAGGCGGAAACGTGGCTCCCGTGGTGTGAGGCAAAGCAAAAGTTCCCGACGCGCGCCGAGTGTTCGGGGTCGTGTCCGAAGTTCTCGCCGGAACCGCCCGCCTGGCGAACGCGCGGGTGGCCAATCGAGGGCGGTCCGGGGAAGGCAATCAAGCGATTTCTCGACCGCAAGCGCCGCGAGCAGCGCCCCGGACTGGTCGATTAGTCGAGCAGTTCGACGGTGAGCGAGTCGCGCTCGACCGCGAGCCGGAAGGTTGGGACGGTCCGATAGACGATTTCGACGACGCCTTTCTGTTCTAAACTCCGCAGTCCCGAGCGCACGTCGTCGACCTCAGGGTCGGCGTCGAAGGCGTCGCGAATCCGGTGGAGAATCGACACGACGCTCTCAGATTCTTCGTCGTGGTCGGGGGCGACTTCGACGATTTGCTTCTGGAGCAGCGGGACGCGAATCGCCCGCGGGCCGTCGCCCTCGTCGACGACGCCCGGGTCGACGCCGACCAGTTCCGCGGCTTCCGGCGTCGCCCGAATGAGGCTGTTCTCGTCGCGGTAGTAGTACTCCTTCAGTTCCTTTTCGAGATACTGGTGGACTTCGCTCCCGCTCTCTAACCCCCAGCGTTTCTGGAGGTCCTTGTTCTTTGTTGGCTGGAGCGCCACGATGTCGGCGAGTCGCTTTTCTGCCTCCTCGGACAGCGTCATACGTCGCCGTACGAAGTGGTGGTACATTGGCCTTTCTGACCGCGGGGGAACGATTAAGCCGACCCTTCCCGTCGGTTGTTCCATGTCATGGGACACCGTGAACCTGGAGTGGGACGGCAAGGTTGCGACGATTACCGTAGACCGACCAGAGCGGTTGAACGCGATGAACACGGAGACACTGGATGCCCTCAAGGAGGCCATCGAAACGGCCAAAGACGAGGGCGCGCGCGTCCTCATCCTCACCGGCGCGGGTGACAAGGCGTTCGTCGCCGGGGCGGACATCTCGTTCATGAAAGACCTCTCCGTGACGGAGGGCCAGGAGTACGCAGAGAAGGGCCACCGCGTCACAGACCTCATCGAGGAGTTCCCCGCGCCGGTCATCGCCGCCATCAACGGCTACGCCTTCGGCGGCGGGTGTGAACTCGCCCTCGCCTGTGACCTTCGCGTCGCGAGCGAGCGGGCGGTGCTCGGGCAGACCGAAATCGACCTCGGCATCATCCCCGGGTGGGGCGGCACGCAGCGCCTCTCGCGCATCGTCGGCGACGAACTCGCCCGCAGACTCGTCTTCTTCGGCGAGCGCGTCGATGCACAGGATGCGAACGAGATGGGACTCGTTGGCGAAGTCGTCGCCCACGACCAGCTCGCCTCGCGAGTGATGGACATGGCGAAAGAACTCGAAGCCAAGCCGAAGTTCGCCATGCAGGCGGCCAAAGAGTCGCTGAATCAGGTCCACGAGATGACGCTCGATTCGGGGCTTACCTACGAACGGCGCATCTGGAGTTCCCTGTTCGGGACCGACGACCAGCGCGAGGGCATGACTGCGTTCGTCGAGAAGCGCGACCCCGACTTCGAATAATCAGGCGGGCAGCGTTTCTTCGACCTGCGAGTAGACGAGCGCGAGCGCCAGCACCGAGAGGACGGCGGCGAACGCGAAGGGCACGACGAAGCCGAATCTGACGAGATAGCCGGAGGCGAGCGGGCCAATCGCCGTGCCGAGGCCAAAGGCCATCGTCAGCACGGAGAGCGTCGTCCCCGACTGCCCCTCTTTTGCAAGGTCACCGGCCACCGCGAGGCCCGGCGCGAACACCATTGCGACGGCGACGCCGTGAATGAGGCGCGCGGCGATCATCGTGAGCGAGTCCGTGACGAGTCCCTGGGCGAGGACGGCGGGCGCGAGCAGGACGAACCCCCAGAGCAAGAACGGACGACGACCGATTCGGTCGCTCGCCTGGCCGATGGGGACCTGGAGGAGGACGTTCGCGATGATGACGGCGGCGAACTGCACCCCGAAGAGGAACTCGCCCTGTCCAAGGCGGGTGTTCACGTTCTCCTGCAAGGTGGCGAACAGGGCGATGGAGATACCCATGAACAGCGTCGCGACGCCAAGCGCGAAGACGGGGTCGAGCGCCTGTTTTCCGGTCGGGTCGCGCACCTGAAAGGCGAGGTCTTCGCTAGCGAGGTCTTCGGTCGTTTCGGGGTCTGAGACGAACACCGTGACCAGCGCGATGCTGACGAGTGCGCCGAGTGCGGCGGTGTAGAAGGCCGCGTCGAACCCACTCACGGTGAATCCAGAGAGCGTGTAGGGGCCCGCGGCGACGACGAGGCCGGCCACGATGGGGCCAAACCCGAAGCCGATGAGTCGGAAGGTGTTGAACACGCCGAGGTTGCCGCCGCGCGATTCGGTCGTGGCGAGTTCGTTCACGAGGGCGATGGTGACCGGGATGGTGAACGCCGCGCCGAGGCCCTGAAGCGCGCGGAGGACGACGAGCGTCGCGTAGTTCTGGGCGAAGGCGTAGGCCGCGCTCGCCGCCCCGAGGAGGACGAGGCCGAACAGGATGTACACGCGACGCTTGCCGGTTCGGTCTGAGAGGCGTCCGGTAAACGGCTGGGCAAAGGAGTTGAGGAAGCCAAACAGCGAGAGCAACACCCCGATGAGCAGTTCTTCGGTGATGGTGATGCCGAGTCCCGGAACGGTCGCCCCGAGCAGTCCCTGAAGGGAAACGATGTCGGAAGCGAGGTACAGCGGGAGGACGATGATGAGAAACGAGTTCCCGACAGCGTCTGCCATTCGCGCGAGGGCGAGGACGAGGACACGCCTGTCGGTTCCGAGGACCATGCGTGGTCACTCGTATGGCAAACCAGCCGAAAACCGTTTTGAAAGCGGCTAGACGACTGGTCTGACCTTCGAAAACCCGATGAGGAGGACACCCAGCACGAGCACGAGGGTCATCGCCGACAGCTGGGGATTCGGTATGGAGACGAACAGCGATGCGAGCAACACGAGTACGGAGAACGCCATGAGCGCCATCCCCGCCTGCGTGCCATCCTGAAGCGCTTGGACCTCGACCATGTGTGCGTCTACCACTCACACGTAGTTAGTTGTTGGTGAAAAAACAGGATCGGATGGACGCGCCTAACTCCCAGGTAGGCAGTCCGTGACGAGCGTGAGCCGCAAATTTATCACGATTAATCGATGAATACTAATACCGGTCGGCGGAGATGGACGCGGTATGGCACGAACCGTAAAACTGAGCCGCGTCAATGGGACGCTCGCCGAACTGTCGTACCCGATTTCGCGGACTGACGCCATGGCCGAGCTTTCGGACGTGACGGTCCTCCTCGCAGATGGGGAGACGAAACTCAGCAACGTCATCGAGCGAGCTCCGAGTATGATGTACGAGACGATGGAAGACCTCCAGACGGACCTTCTCACCTACATGCCCGTGCGCGCCGTCGGCGAGCCCGGCCAGTCCGAAGGCGACGCCTGAGCACGGATTTTTGCGTACCCCTGTGTGGTGATTCCACGCCGGGAAAACAACCGACAATATAAATGACCCCGGTTTCTTAACCGTGGTATGGAATTCTGCGACGAATGCGGGTCCCTGATGCGCGCAGAGAACGGCGAATGGGTCTGCAGCCAGTGTGACTTCACGAAGCTCAAAGACGCGAGCAAGAACTACGTCCTCACCGAGAGCCAGGAGGCCTCCGAAATCGTGGACGTGAGCGATGCAGAGGACCGCGGTCTGCCGACGACCAAGGTCCACTGCCCGCAGTGTGAGAACGACGAGGCCTACTGGTACATGCAACAGATTCGCTCTGCAGACGAGAGTGAAACCCGCTTCTTCGTCTGCACGAACTGCGAGCACAAGTGGCGCGAAGACGACCACTGAGATGGCGTCTCGGGGACCAGTCGTCCCCACCGAAAAACTCCCTGAGGGGTGGGAGCAAACGGGACGCGACGAGGAGCGACTCGTCGCCCTCCCGACGATGGAGGTGTGGGGTGAGACGCGGCGATACGAAGACGTGGCGCTTCAGCGATGCCTCGGGAGCGACCACCCGTGGCGGCTGTTTTTCGCGACGCGCCTCACCTTCCGCCCGCCGCTTGCCCCCGGCATCGGCCCGGCGATGCTCATGCCGACGGTCTGGCCTGCCGTGCGCGAGGAATTCCTCGCTGACCTCGAGGAACGAGGCGTTCGGGCCACGGTTCGGGACCGAACAGAACGCATTCGCGTGGACACCGGCGAGCGGGCGTCGCTCGTCTGCCTCGAAGCGCGCCACGGGGACGACGAGGCAGCACAACCGCCACTCGCGGGCTTTCTCGCCTGCTGGCCGCGCCTCACGGACTTTCGCGTCGCGGGCGGATTCTATCCGACCACCCTTCCGCCGGAAGCCGACGACCTACCAACTGACCCGCGGACAGATGAACAAACGTTACTTTCGCTCATCAGGTCAGTTCGATGAATAGAACCCCCCTCAGGACCGTTTAGCAGTGTTCTAAGGCCCAAATTGGGTCGCGCGAGAGGGGCGTCAGACGACCGTCAGACAGTTTATACCAGCCGAAATCGACCGATGAACGATCTAAACCATCACAAACGGTAGAGACCATTTATAAGGAAATAGGCGTGAAAGACTGACAATGAGAACGGGTCAGAACCTCTCGTTGCTCCTCGTGGCGATACTCGTCGTAAGCGGGGTCGCCCCCGTCGTGGCTCTCCCGTTCGAGTCAAGTTCCACCGGAGAACATGCCGCTCAGGAGGCGGCACAGAACGATTCGAACGTGTCGGTGACGGTCGGCGCCCAACTCTCGACGATGATGTCGACGACGGGCGAGAATCTCCAGTCGTCCTACGAAGACGACGCGTTCGAGCGACAGGTCGAATCGTCCGACGACACGAAGAAAGCGAAACTCGTCGCGAACAGAATTCAGCGTCTCGAGCGACAGGCGTCGCAGATTCGCGCCCGGTACGACCGGGTCACCGCCCAGTACGAGGACTACGAGCTGACGCGCAACCAGTACGCCCAGCGACTCGCGGTTCTCAACACCCGGGCTGAGAACTGCCTCGAAAGTTTAGCCCAGGCGGAACAGCGACTCGACCAGCTCTCTGACCTCGAACTGTCTGCCGGCGGTGTGAACAAGAGTGCAATCGCTGCTGCTCGCATCCACCTCGAACCGATTACCGGGCCGGGCGCGACGGCGCTCAAACAGCGGTTCCTCGGCGCGAACGACGCGCAGGTCACCCTCGAGACGGACAACGGGCTGTCCATCAACGTCGACAAGGACGAGAGCGAGCGCTCGCGGACGATAAAACGGCCACGTGACGACGACAACAGCATCGCGGTCAACCAGGGCGAGGCGCTGAAATCCGCACGCGCCGTGTTGCAAGGCCAGAAGTTAGGCTGGACGCTCATGAACGCCCGCGTCAACCGTGACCGAGGCTTCTACGAATTTCGCTTCGACTACGAGATGAACGGCATCACTGGCGACGCAGCGGTATACGTCGATGGCTCGTCGGGCAACGTGTTCGCCATCGACGAGGAGTTCTCGGGGCGAAATGCGTCCAGTAACCAGACGAACGAAACCGACGAACTGGCGGTTATTGTCGCCGAAGGCACACCCGCACCCGACGAGCAGGTGACGATTCAGGCGCTCTCGAACGGCAAGGCTGCCCCAGGCGTCACCATCTCGGTGAACGGCAACGACGTCGGCAAGACGAACTCGAACGGGCAGGTAGCAGTGAGCCTTCCCAGTGGCGACGTGAACATCACAGGCGTCCGCGGACAGGCGACCGGCCACCTCGAATTCGAGTTCGATTCGGCCGCGGACGCCCCACAGACGGGTGCCCTCAGAGGGATGGACGCGACGGCGACGCTCGACAACGGCACCGCGACGGTGACCGTGACCTACGAGGACGAACCGGTCCGCAACGCACTCGTGTTCGCGGAGGGTGACCGCGTTGGACGGACCGACAAAAACGGCGTCGTGACCTTCCAGACGGACGTGACCGACACCCTGCTCGTCGAGGTGGCGAAAGGAGAGTTCGGTGCGGCATTCACTTTCGTCATCGACGGCAACGAGACGATTGTGGACCGCGACGCCCGCCGGAGCAACGTTTCTGACATCCTCCCGGACGACGAAACCCCGCAGAACGAGACCCAGAACGACTCGAACGACAACACGACGGAGACTCCACAGCAGACCAGAACCCCGACGCCGACGGCCACGCAGACACGAACACCAACGCCAACACAGACGCAGACGGCGACGGCCACTGAAACGACTACCAGTACGGAGACGACCACTGGGACAGCCACGACGACGAACGCGGACACCACTCAGTATACGGAGACGACGCAGAATACGTCCACCACCGACTCGTCGAGTGGCGAAACGACGACCCAATCCGCAACCGAAAATCGAACGCCACAGGCCACGTCCTCGCCGGGCTGGACCTGACTTAGCTGTTTCTCGCGAACGTCAGATAGCCGGTGTGTCCGACGCCCTTGGTCGATGGTCGAGAGCCACGCTCGTCGAAGTCCATCCGGCGTTGAATCGTCTCGACCGTCTCAATGTCGGTGAGACCAGCGTCCCGGGCCGTTTCCACCGCGTCGCGCGTGTGCTCGACGAACGGCGAGTAGATGGCGACGAACCCGCCGCTCACGAGCAGGTCTGGCGCGTGAGAGACGACGCTGGCTGCGTCGCCCGTGTCGAGCGTCAGCACGTCGAACTCACCGAGGTCGTCGAGTTCTTCGGTGATGTCGCCGGTTCGAACGTCCACGATGTCCTCGACGCCGGCGAGACGCATGTTGTCGCGTGCGACGTCGGCGAACTCCGCGTTGCGCTCGAACGTCGTCACGTCCGCTCCCATCCGGCCCATGTACGCAGAGAGGACGCCGGTTCCAGTGCCAGCGTCGAGCACGCGGTCACCCTGAGCGATGCCGACGGTGCCGACGATGAGGCCGATGTCACGAGGCAGCATCGGTGCGCCCGTCCGGTCTAAGTGGTTGAACAGGTCGGGGCCACGCAATCGGCGCACCGTGAACGGCTCGTCGAGGTGCGTATAGAGCGTCTGTCCGGGTTCTACGTCGTCGGGAACCTGCAGGACGCCGAGGTCGGTCTGTAACTCCTCACCCGGTTCGAGCAGGTACTCCCGAGAACCGTGGACCAGTAAGACGGTCACTCTAGGCGGGAGATAGCGGCGGCGAGGTCGCCGTTCTCCGCTTCGAGTGCTTCGCGGGCTTCCGTCGCGCTCGCGCCCGTCCGCTGGGCGACGATTTCGACGTCTGAGTCCGGGATATCCACTTCCGTGGACGCATCTTCTTCTGGTTCGCCAGCGGCGTCGCCTTCGACGGCAGGCGTCGAGTCACCCGCACCGCGCGGGCGGGACTCGGGCTCGCCGACGATCTGGTAGGTCTGCTGGCCCTGGGCGTCCATGCGCTGGACCTCCGCGTCGGTGAACACGAGGTCTTCGTCTTTCGTGCGGATGATGACCTCCTCTGCATCGATGTCCTCGACTTCGATGCCCATCTGCTTCATCATCTGCTTCATCTTTCGCGGGTTGAGTCCGCCTCCTCCAAACATACCTCCAGACTTGAAGTCCGGAGGCAAAAGACTAGCGACCGACGACCAGCGTCAGGAGTCTTGCGCACCGTCTCTGACTTTGACCGCCATGCCCGTCTCGAAGTCGAGCATGGCCGAGGCGGACAGTTCCGCCCGTCCCACGGCGAGAATGTACCCCTCCTCGTGGACGACGACGACTTCGTCACCCGGGCGGACGTCGGGGTCCACGTCGCTCACGAACTTCGCGAACACGTTCTTGCCGTCGCGGACGAACGGTTCGCTCTCGTCGCCGACGACGACCCGCGCCTGCGGGGAGGCAAGCGAGTCGAGCAGGCGTCGTCCGCCCTCGACGCCGAGGGTGAACCGGCCGTCCAGCCCGAAGGACACGATGCGTGCCCGCCCGTCTCGAATCTGCTGCGGTCGCCCGTTGCTGGAGCGCTCGATAGAGATGTCACCAGCGAAGAGGGCGTCGCCGGCGCCCGCCCCGAACTGATAGTCTGCGATGGTACGGAGGTCCGTACGCTCGTCTGTCTCGCTCATTGGCCGCTCTTTGGGACTGGCTGGTAAAACGCCTTCCACCCGAAAATGTGTGATTTGCAACCACACATCAATCATGAAAGATAGTGTTCAATGCCACGCCGTACCGCGATTTTCCAGAACGCTCATATGCGAGAACTTCCAAGGACCGGGCATGAGCAACCAAACATCGAAAGTAACCCTCGGCATGCTGGTCCTCGCGATTAGCTCGGTCGTGCTGCTCGGCGTGAGCTTCCTCGGTTCGCCAGTTCCAGTCGCCCTCGCCGCCCTCGCCGCGCTCGGCATGGCAGCTGGGTCGCTGCTCGTCGGGACCTCCGAAAGCGGCCGTCCCGTCTAGAGCAAGAACTCGTCCGGTTTTTCGCTGAAGTCCGTAAAGGAATCCGCCGCTTCGATGAGGGACTCCGACGTCGATTCCTCGAACGCCATCACTTCGACGCGACAGCCCTGATGGCGGACGTGCGAACACAGGCGGCTGAAGTCGCCGTCGCCGGTACACAGCACGAGCGTGTCGTGGTGTGGGGCGAGCGTGACGGCGTCGAGACTCATCCCGACGTCCCAGTCTGCCTTCTTCGACCCGTCTGCGAACGTCTGAATGTCTTTTATCTTCGTCTCAAAGCCGATGTCGTTCAGCGCCTCGAAGAAACTCTCCTCGTCGGGTGAGTCTGCGCGAATGACGTACGCGATGGCTCTGGTGAGCGTGCGGCCGTCGACCGCTTCGTTCAGCAGCGCCGTGTAGTCGATGTTCCGCGAGTAGAGGCTCTGTGCGGAGTGATAGAGATTCTGCGCGTCTACGAGAAGGGCGACGCGCTGGCCCGAGTGATGGATACCCATATTTTGCAATCAGACGCCCGCAAGAAAGGTGTTTACCCTTCTGCCCGTGGCCACATCGAAGCGTGGTGTGTCCACACGACCCATGAGACGGCCGCCGAGCCTCGGCAGGCTTCGCAACTGGCGCAATGCCTAAGTACTGGCGACGCTGTGAATTTCGTATGCGACGCGCTACATCAACGACCATCGCAACACGGAACAGCGATGGGTGTGGCGTGCGACGTTTTTGGGGCGCTAAACGCAAACGTGCGTAAGCACACTCTGTTCACGGCGGACGTGGCACCTCCGTTGTGAGCTATTCTCCGATGGCAGAGCGCACGTAGACTACCTAGACCCCAACCACCAATGACAGACCAGACATTCAGTGGCGTGTTCCCCGCGATGGTCACGCCGTTCACCGACGACCTTAGTATCGACTTCGACCAGCTAGCCGCAGACGCCCGACGCCTCGAGGAAGCCGGCGTCGACGGCCTCGTTCCCGTCGGCACGACCGGCGAGAGCGCGACGCTGACCCACGACGAGCACATCGAGGTCATCGAGTGCGTCGTCGACGCCGTCTCCGACGTGCCGGTCATCGCCGGTTCCGGGTCGAACTCGACCCGAGAGGCAGTGTCGCTCTCCCAACGCGCCGCAGACGCCGGCGCGGACGCACTGCTCCTCATCTCGCCGTACTACAACAAGCCCGAACCGGCGGGCATGGAAGAGCACTTCCGCACCGTCGCAGACGAGGTCGACCTGCCACAGATTATCTACAACGTGCCGAGTCGCACGGGCCGGAACATCGCCGTCCAGACCGCGGTCAACCTCGCCAGCCACCCGAACATCGCGGGTTACAAGGCCGCGAGTGGCGACCTGAACCGCGTCGGCGAGGTCCTAGAGAAGACCCACGACGAGGAGTTCGCCGTCCTCTCCGGCGACGACGGCCTCACGCTCCCGATGATTTCGATCGGCGCGACGGGCACCATCAGCGTCGCCGCGAACGTCGAACCCGAGCGCACCTGCGCGATGGTCGGCGCGGCACTCGACGGCGATTACGAGATGGCCCGCGACCTGCACTACGAACTCGGCCCGCTGTTCCGGGCACTGTTCATCGAAACGAACCCCATCCCAATCAACGAGGCGCTCGCCATCCGCGGCCACGGCACGGGTGCGATGCGTCCGCCGCTGTCTCGAATGGGCGAAAAGAACCTGGACGCGCTGCGTGAAGCCCTCGCAGACCTGCAAGACGCGGAGGCCCCGCTCGCCCGATGACGCGGGTTGCGGTCACCGGCGCGACGGGCCGGATGGGACAAGAGGTCATCACGCTGGCGAGAGACCGCGACGACGTGGACCTCGCCTTCGCCGTCAGCCGCGACCCCGAAGACGTGGCGACGGACGTGACCCTCGAATCGGACGGCGACCTGCCCGCACTGCTCGCCGAGCACCAGCCCGACGTGCTCGTGGACTTCACCGTCCCCGAGGCGTCGGTCGAGTACGTCCGCGCCTGCGCCAAGGCGGGCGTCGCCGTCGTCGTCGGGACGACCGGCTTCGCAGACGAACAGAACGCGGCCCTCGACGCGGCGAGCGAGACGATTCCGCTCCTCGAATCGTCGAACTTCGCTCGCGGCATTCAGGCGCTACTCAACGTCGTCGAGGAAGCCGTCGCCGCGCTGCCCGACTACGACATCGAGCTGGTCGAAACCCACCACAACGGCAAGCGCGACGCCCCGAGCGGGACGGCGAACATGATTTTAGACCGCATCGACGAACAGCGCTCTCTCGAACGGGTCTACGGCCGGGAGGGAGACGCCCCCCGCGCCGCGGACGAAGTCGGCGTCCTCGTGCGACGAGCAGGCAACATTCGCGGGGAACACGAGGTACTCCTTGCTGGGAACGATGAGGTAGTCACACTCACCCACCGTGCCGAGAGTCGCGGGGTGTTCGCCGCCGGGGCGCTGGA
This sequence is a window from Haladaptatus sp. QDMS2. Protein-coding genes within it:
- the dapA gene encoding 4-hydroxy-tetrahydrodipicolinate synthase; amino-acid sequence: MTDQTFSGVFPAMVTPFTDDLSIDFDQLAADARRLEEAGVDGLVPVGTTGESATLTHDEHIEVIECVVDAVSDVPVIAGSGSNSTREAVSLSQRAADAGADALLLISPYYNKPEPAGMEEHFRTVADEVDLPQIIYNVPSRTGRNIAVQTAVNLASHPNIAGYKAASGDLNRVGEVLEKTHDEEFAVLSGDDGLTLPMISIGATGTISVAANVEPERTCAMVGAALDGDYEMARDLHYELGPLFRALFIETNPIPINEALAIRGHGTGAMRPPLSRMGEKNLDALREALADLQDAEAPLAR
- the dapB gene encoding 4-hydroxy-tetrahydrodipicolinate reductase; its protein translation is MTRVAVTGATGRMGQEVITLARDRDDVDLAFAVSRDPEDVATDVTLESDGDLPALLAEHQPDVLVDFTVPEASVEYVRACAKAGVAVVVGTTGFADEQNAALDAASETIPLLESSNFARGIQALLNVVEEAVAALPDYDIELVETHHNGKRDAPSGTANMILDRIDEQRSLERVYGREGDAPRAADEVGVLVRRAGNIRGEHEVLLAGNDEVVTLTHRAESRGVFAAGALDAAVWVATRDAGRYDFANVIDDSQ